In Myotis daubentonii chromosome 6, mMyoDau2.1, whole genome shotgun sequence, a genomic segment contains:
- the TBCC gene encoding tubulin-specific chaperone C, translating to METANCSAAVVGNGDVVSQRERSLLPERLQRRDQERQLEAERRKQKRQNQEVVEEKSDFFTAAFARERAAVEELLQGGESVERLEEAAARLQGLQKLLNDSVLFLAAYEVRQAQEALAQLQAALADRRQQLQPKKRFAFKTRRKDADLAPKAVDAAPGAAEAEGTLASPPSLIEEGASWLCGFSNLKSQVLEKRAEELHQRDVLLTELSDCTIRLYGNPNTLRLSKARRCTLLCGPVSTSVFLDDCSECVLAVACQQLRVHTTRDTRIFLQVTCRAIVEDCHGIRFAPYTWSYPGIDRDFESSGLDRSKNNWSDVDDFNWLARDVASPNWSVLPEEERTIQED from the coding sequence ATGGAGACAGCTAATTGCTCCGCTGCCGTCGTAGGGAACGGGGACGTGGTGTCCCAGCGGGAGCGGAGCCTGCTGCCTGAGCGGCTTCAGAGGCGAGACCAAGAGAGGCAACTGGAGGCGGAAAGGCGGAAGCAAAAGCGGCAGAAccaggaggtggtggaggagaaGAGCGACTTCTTCACGGCCGCCTTCGCCCGGGAGCGAGCAGCGGTGGAAGAGCTCCTGCAGGGCGGGGAGTCGGTCGAGCGGCTGGAGGAGGCGGCCGCTCGgctccaggggctccagaaacTCCTCAACGACTCGGTTTTGTTCCTGGCCGCCTACGAAGTGCGGCAGGCCCAGGAGGCGCTAGCGCAGCTGCAGGCGGCCCTGGCCGACCGGcgccagcagctgcagcccaaGAAGCGATTCGCTTTCAAGACCCGGAGGAAGGATGCTGACTTGGCCCCCAAAGCAGTAGATGCGGCTCCCGGCGCCGCGGAGGCGGAAGGCACCCTggcctccccgccctccctgaTCGAGGAGGGCGCTAGCTGGCTCTGCGGCTTCTCCAACCTCAAGTCCCAAGTCTTGGAGAAGAGAGCGGAGGAGTTGCACCAGCGAGACGTCCTTTTGACCGAACTGAGCGATTGCACGATCAGACTGTACGGCAATCCCAACACCCTGCGGCTGAGCAAGGCCCGGCGCTGCACGTTGCTCTGCGGGCCGGTGTCCACGTCGGTGTTTCTGGATGATTGCAGTGAGTGCGTGCTGGCCGTGGCCTGCCAGCAGCTCCGGGTACACACCACGAGGGACACCCGCATCTTCCTGCAGGTGACCTGCAGGGCCATCGTGGAGGACTGCCACGGCATCCGGTTCGCCCCTTACACCTGGAGCTACCCGGGGATCGACCGAGACTTCGAGAGCTCTGGCTTAGATCGGAGCAAAAATAACTGGAGCGACGTGGACGACTTCAACTGGTTGGCGCGGGATGTGGCCTCCCCCAACTGGAGTGTTCTTCCCGAGGAAGAGCGAACGATCCAGGAGGACTAA